The following proteins are encoded in a genomic region of Mahella australiensis 50-1 BON:
- a CDS encoding sensor histidine kinase → MVDVGQLDYILKNVVNTIKQSQQQINYINEEALKEWNELQQRLVDIQCQIRLIIDEVDSLEKLLRKSRQRLAQVSKNFQIFSEEEVKAAYDEASELQLKLALKRQLEKQLQEQRKDIEQRVKRVKDTLEKADRISSQIAAALALITSDLSDIANELQDMQFKEFMNNRIIMAQEEERQRLARDIHDGPAQSMSNLLLKAELCDRLLDTDVRAAHNELSELKNMIRNSLSEIRKVIFDLRPMSLDDLGLIPTLMQYVEDFEKESGITVDLKIKGNHTVALKSIVEVAVFRVIQEALNNVRKHSHAKNVLIYLEFLDKMLNIRINDDGVGFDSKTILKTEEREHAAGFGLYSMKERVTLLNGKFDIITSPGEGTTIFASIPIEREHKTNG, encoded by the coding sequence ATGGTAGATGTAGGACAGCTTGACTATATATTGAAGAACGTTGTAAATACGATAAAGCAAAGCCAGCAGCAAATAAATTATATAAACGAAGAGGCGTTGAAAGAATGGAACGAACTACAGCAGCGCTTGGTCGATATACAATGCCAGATAAGGCTTATTATAGATGAAGTGGACAGCCTGGAGAAGTTGCTGCGCAAAAGCCGGCAGCGTCTGGCCCAAGTCAGTAAGAATTTTCAGATATTCAGTGAAGAAGAGGTAAAGGCCGCCTACGATGAAGCTAGTGAACTCCAGTTGAAGCTGGCATTAAAAAGACAGCTCGAAAAGCAGCTTCAGGAGCAGAGAAAGGATATAGAACAGCGGGTAAAAAGGGTTAAAGATACGCTGGAAAAGGCCGATAGAATAAGCAGCCAGATCGCTGCGGCCCTTGCCTTGATAACCAGCGATCTAAGTGATATCGCTAACGAACTGCAGGATATGCAGTTTAAGGAATTTATGAACAACCGCATAATAATGGCTCAAGAAGAGGAGAGGCAGCGCCTGGCCCGGGATATACATGACGGGCCTGCGCAATCCATGAGCAACCTGCTATTAAAAGCAGAGCTGTGCGATAGACTGCTGGATACCGATGTTCGAGCGGCTCATAATGAGCTTTCGGAATTGAAAAATATGATACGCAACAGCCTCAGCGAAATACGCAAGGTTATATTCGATCTTCGTCCCATGTCATTGGACGATCTAGGCCTTATACCCACACTTATGCAATACGTCGAAGATTTTGAGAAAGAAAGCGGTATAACGGTGGATCTGAAGATTAAGGGCAATCATACCGTTGCGTTGAAATCGATTGTAGAAGTGGCAGTTTTCCGTGTGATACAGGAAGCTTTGAATAATGTAAGAAAGCATTCCCATGCTAAGAATGTTCTTATATACCTAGAATTTTTAGATAAAATGCTGAATATAAGGATAAACGATGATGGCGTGGGGTTTGATTCAAAAACCATATTAAAGACAGAGGAGAGGGAACATGCTGCGGGTTTTGGGCTTTACAGTATGAAAGAGAGGGTTACGTTGCTAAACGGTAAATTTGATATAATAACCTCTCCGGGAGAAGGTACGACTATTTTTGCATCTATACCGATAGAAAGGGAGCACAAAACCAATGGATAA
- a CDS encoding response regulator yields the protein MDKIKVMIADDHPLMRQGLERILSLEPDIDVIAQAANGSEVIEKTKSIIPDVILMDINMPVMNGLETIKVLKSNKCPSRIIMLTVHNDKQYLLESLKLGACGYILKDAEVDQLVEAIHKAYRGQLYVQTEMANPVLKEDQASPLYGFNVGIRYDDDLTQREREVLALVAKGLSNGEIAKKLFISEKTVKNHLSSIFRKLNVSDRTQAAVYAIKHGYN from the coding sequence ATGGATAAAATAAAGGTTATGATAGCAGATGACCACCCGCTTATGCGGCAGGGCCTGGAACGCATATTGTCTTTGGAGCCTGATATAGATGTCATAGCGCAAGCCGCCAACGGCTCTGAGGTTATCGAAAAAACGAAATCCATAATACCAGATGTTATACTTATGGATATAAATATGCCGGTTATGAACGGATTAGAGACTATTAAAGTGCTAAAAAGCAATAAATGTCCGTCTCGCATTATAATGCTTACTGTTCATAATGATAAGCAGTATCTTTTGGAAAGCCTTAAATTAGGGGCTTGTGGATATATCCTAAAGGATGCCGAAGTCGATCAGCTTGTAGAGGCTATACATAAAGCATATCGAGGGCAGCTATATGTACAGACCGAGATGGCCAATCCTGTTTTAAAAGAGGATCAAGCCAGCCCGCTATATGGCTTCAATGTAGGGATACGATATGATGACGACCTGACGCAAAGGGAACGGGAGGTTTTGGCCCTTGTTGCAAAGGGATTGAGCAATGGAGAGATAGCCAAAAAGCTGTTTATAAGTGAGAAAACTGTAAAAAACCATCTTTCCAGCATATTCAGAAAGCTCAATGTATCGGACAGAACCCAAGCCGCGGTATATGCCATAAAACATGGCTATAATTAA
- a CDS encoding AEC family transporter produces the protein MDYFTFILTNNVLPIFLIVGVGAMLNYFFNLDVRSLSRLHLYIMVPAFMFNQLYKTEISMQLLGSVILFIIVFLFLLYITGHGVGKLLKDGKSMENAFANSIMFYNSGNYGIPLITLAFKNDPIAISIQVIVMIAQNISNFTLGAFQASDKGDGFKQTLKGIAKLPSIYALILALSLRLLHIDIWQPVATSLDYLSQAMIAVALLTLGAQLISTKLDFEWSVLLSNAIRLIGGPAIALLIIKLLGFHGLLAQVLFVSSGLPTAVNTVVLSLEYDSNPDFASKTVFSATLLSAFTETILIYVAQNFIK, from the coding sequence ATGGATTATTTTACATTTATATTGACTAATAATGTATTGCCTATATTTTTGATAGTAGGCGTCGGAGCGATGCTTAATTATTTCTTTAATTTGGATGTTAGAAGCTTATCGCGATTACACCTATACATAATGGTTCCGGCTTTTATGTTCAATCAGCTCTATAAGACTGAGATTTCAATGCAATTATTAGGCAGCGTTATTCTTTTTATAATTGTATTTTTGTTTTTATTATACATAACAGGCCATGGCGTAGGCAAGCTTCTCAAAGATGGCAAAAGTATGGAAAATGCCTTTGCCAATTCGATTATGTTTTATAACAGCGGCAATTACGGTATACCCTTAATAACGCTGGCATTTAAAAACGATCCCATTGCTATATCTATACAAGTTATAGTGATGATTGCGCAAAATATAAGCAATTTTACTTTGGGAGCATTTCAGGCAAGCGATAAAGGGGATGGATTTAAGCAAACGTTAAAAGGGATAGCAAAGCTGCCGTCTATATATGCGCTCATATTAGCTCTAAGTTTGAGGTTGTTACATATAGATATATGGCAGCCGGTTGCGACATCCTTGGATTATCTGAGTCAAGCTATGATAGCGGTGGCGTTGCTTACCCTCGGCGCCCAATTGATATCCACCAAACTTGATTTTGAATGGAGCGTATTGCTCTCCAATGCTATAAGGCTTATAGGTGGGCCTGCTATAGCTTTGTTAATAATAAAACTGCTTGGCTTTCATGGATTGCTGGCTCAGGTTCTTTTTGTATCGTCAGGGTTGCCTACAGCTGTCAATACAGTAGTATTGTCGTTGGAGTATGATTCTAATCCTGACTTTGCATCAAAGACGGTTTTTTCGGCTACGCTGTTGAGCGCTTTTACTGAAACCATTCTCATATATGTAGCACAAAATTTCATAAAATAG
- a CDS encoding ABC transporter ATP-binding protein, translating to MASVVLKDISKVYAGGVTAVSHFNLDIEDKEFIVLVGPSGCGKTTTLRMIAGLEEITEGELYIGERLVNDVAPKDRDIAMVFQNYALYPHMTVYENMAFGLKLRKTPKAEIDRRVKEAARILDIEHLLNRKPKALSGGQRQRVALGRAIVREPRVFLMDEPLSNLDAKLRVQMRTELTKLHQRLGTTFVYVTHDQTEAMTMGSRIVVMKDGFIQQVDSPQNLYDYPANLFVAGFIGSPEMNFIDVTLISEGGAVYAAFNDHKVRIPEGKLKKLIDDSYIGKEVVLGIRPEDLHDEEVFIDSVPDAVVTATVDVVELLGAETLLYLTVAGNNMIARVDPRSTARAGDTIKIALDPNRIHLFDKETEKTILNK from the coding sequence ATGGCAAGTGTTGTATTAAAGGACATAAGCAAGGTATACGCTGGCGGTGTTACAGCAGTAAGCCACTTCAATTTGGATATTGAAGACAAAGAGTTTATTGTATTGGTAGGACCGTCTGGCTGTGGCAAGACTACGACTTTAAGAATGATAGCTGGCTTGGAAGAGATCACCGAAGGTGAACTGTATATCGGTGAGCGTCTGGTTAATGATGTAGCCCCTAAGGACCGTGATATAGCCATGGTGTTCCAGAACTATGCTTTGTATCCTCATATGACCGTATATGAGAATATGGCATTTGGTTTAAAACTAAGGAAGACGCCTAAGGCTGAAATAGACAGGCGTGTTAAAGAGGCTGCCAGAATATTGGATATCGAGCATCTGCTAAACCGTAAGCCAAAGGCTTTGTCCGGTGGTCAGAGACAGAGGGTGGCATTAGGCCGTGCTATAGTTCGTGAGCCGCGCGTGTTCTTGATGGACGAACCGTTATCCAACCTTGATGCTAAATTGAGGGTTCAGATGAGAACCGAGCTGACTAAGCTACATCAAAGATTAGGTACGACGTTTGTATATGTTACGCACGATCAGACCGAGGCTATGACTATGGGTAGTAGGATAGTGGTTATGAAAGATGGCTTTATACAGCAGGTCGATTCTCCTCAGAATCTTTACGATTATCCAGCCAATCTGTTTGTTGCCGGTTTCATAGGCAGCCCAGAAATGAATTTTATCGATGTTACGCTTATATCGGAAGGCGGCGCCGTGTACGCTGCGTTCAATGACCATAAGGTAAGGATACCTGAGGGTAAGCTCAAGAAATTGATCGATGATTCATATATAGGCAAAGAGGTAGTATTGGGTATCAGACCGGAAGATTTGCACGATGAAGAGGTATTTATAGACAGCGTGCCCGATGCCGTAGTGACAGCTACCGTCGATGTGGTGGAGCTGTTGGGTGCTGAGACGTTGCTTTATTTGACAGTAGCGGGCAACAATATGATAGCGCGCGTCGATCCTCGCAGCACTGCAAGAGCCGGTGATACGATAAAGATAGCATTGGATCCGAATAGGATACATTTATTTGATAAAGAGACCGAAAAGACCATATTGAATAAATAA
- a CDS encoding PucR family transcriptional regulator encodes MLTNKQMQQLVEDAAFNLSIPISLIETGGNILASSRKDQIRAIDDIVQAEGDIIAKAGFMVKDGVSYYAVSLSNYKPLYIRMDGQGEVVRRYCYLFKALLELYDKMPEQHLTKEQFIHRLLLDQVPPADVPVYLDDFRVERKLKRCVYLIMADDKEDEVYSVLSKAFPRSHKDIIIRMDTKNIVLVKAIEDEEDEATTADDLIQMGLAISESMLNELSVNVIVGVGSIKDDIMQIRQSYIEAQKAIDIGRAFDNGKKGLYVYDKLFIEKLLFNISPEKCQEFYDRVFKGEEFDFLNEAMIQTVQKLFENSLNLSETSRQLYIHRNTLVYRLDKIQKYTGLDLRNFDDAVTFKLGLMIGRYLGYIKN; translated from the coding sequence ATGTTAACTAATAAGCAAATGCAGCAGCTTGTCGAGGATGCGGCCTTTAATCTTTCTATACCGATAAGCCTGATAGAAACCGGAGGCAATATCCTGGCGAGCAGCAGAAAGGATCAAATAAGGGCTATAGATGATATCGTGCAGGCAGAAGGCGATATTATAGCCAAGGCTGGGTTTATGGTAAAGGATGGCGTATCTTATTATGCTGTTTCTTTGTCAAACTATAAGCCATTATACATACGCATGGACGGTCAAGGCGAGGTTGTGCGCCGATATTGCTATTTGTTTAAGGCTTTATTAGAACTGTATGATAAAATGCCTGAGCAGCATCTTACAAAGGAGCAGTTCATACATAGGCTTTTGTTGGACCAGGTTCCTCCGGCTGATGTGCCTGTATATCTCGACGATTTTAGAGTGGAACGCAAGCTTAAACGCTGCGTATACCTGATAATGGCCGATGACAAAGAGGACGAGGTGTATAGTGTATTGTCCAAAGCCTTTCCTCGCTCGCATAAAGATATAATAATCCGCATGGATACCAAGAATATAGTGCTTGTAAAAGCTATTGAGGATGAAGAGGATGAGGCTACGACTGCTGACGATCTTATACAGATGGGATTGGCCATATCCGAGAGCATGCTCAATGAGCTTTCTGTAAATGTAATAGTAGGCGTTGGCTCTATAAAAGATGATATCATGCAGATAAGGCAATCATATATCGAGGCGCAAAAAGCCATAGATATAGGCAGAGCTTTCGATAACGGTAAGAAGGGTTTATATGTGTATGATAAACTCTTTATAGAGAAGCTGCTGTTCAATATATCGCCCGAAAAATGCCAGGAGTTTTACGATAGGGTTTTTAAAGGGGAGGAATTTGACTTCTTAAACGAAGCCATGATTCAAACAGTTCAAAAACTCTTTGAAAATAGCCTAAATTTAAGTGAGACGTCCAGGCAATTGTATATACATAGAAATACCTTGGTTTACAGGTTGGACAAGATTCAGAAATATACCGGTTTGGATCTGCGCAATTTCGATGACGCAGTGACATTCAAACTGGGGCTGATGATAGGAAGGTATTTGGGATATATTAAAAATTAA
- the ftsE gene encoding cell division ATP-binding protein FtsE — protein sequence MIRLVNVSKVYDNGVTALSNVNINIKAGDFVFLVGPSGAGKTTIIKLLLKEIEPTSGDIFVNDKNITVLKRREIPYFRRNIGVVFQDFRLLPDRNVYDNIAFAMQVVGTPSKEIRRRVPLMLSLVNLSSKAYAYPNELSGGEQQRVALARAIANNPPVLIADEPTGNLDPDTGWDIVNLLSEINRRGTTVIMATHAKEIVDAMRKRVIILKKGTVISDQEKGVYLDEVK from the coding sequence ATGATCCGATTGGTTAATGTTTCTAAGGTTTATGATAACGGCGTTACAGCATTGTCGAATGTTAATATAAATATAAAAGCAGGAGATTTTGTATTTTTGGTGGGCCCAAGCGGGGCCGGCAAAACTACTATAATAAAATTGTTGCTAAAAGAAATAGAGCCTACAAGCGGAGATATATTTGTAAACGATAAAAATATTACTGTTTTGAAACGTCGGGAAATACCATATTTTCGCAGGAATATAGGCGTGGTATTCCAGGATTTCCGCTTGTTACCCGACAGGAATGTATACGATAATATAGCTTTTGCTATGCAAGTAGTGGGTACACCTTCGAAAGAGATCAGGCGCAGGGTGCCGCTTATGTTAAGCTTGGTCAATCTCAGCAGTAAAGCTTATGCTTATCCCAACGAGCTTTCGGGCGGTGAGCAGCAGCGGGTGGCATTAGCTCGCGCCATAGCCAATAATCCGCCTGTATTGATAGCTGATGAGCCGACCGGTAATCTGGATCCAGATACCGGATGGGATATAGTCAACCTTTTGAGCGAAATAAACCGCAGAGGTACAACGGTTATAATGGCCACACATGCCAAAGAAATAGTCGATGCGATGCGCAAGCGCGTTATAATCTTAAAGAAAGGAACGGTGATAAGCGATCAGGAAAAAGGGGTGTATTTAGATGAGGTTAAGTAA
- the ftsX gene encoding permease-like cell division protein FtsX, translating into MRLSNIGYYIKEGFNGIFRHKAMSLAAIISIVIALFMLGSIIVFGLNVSNIIGDMESSLEVIIFLKDDMPDQAIEQLDSDLRNMEGIVDVRYISKADAFEKWKEQFGEQSDYLEGYTAEDNPLPRSYEVRLKEPSYADNVVNALNGREGIEKVQYNSEVADTLNRLVTAVRWMGLIIVGILLVIAVVIIMNTVRLAVFARRNEINIMKYIGATNWFIRWPFIIEGAVIGLIGSVLSLALLKILYDFAMDKLSGILNMVKLIPVNDAMNIAMLIIMVTGIVAGIIGSAVSIRRYLKV; encoded by the coding sequence ATGAGGTTAAGTAACATAGGCTATTATATTAAAGAGGGATTTAACGGTATTTTTAGGCATAAAGCCATGAGCCTGGCCGCTATTATATCCATCGTTATAGCCCTCTTTATGTTGGGCAGTATTATAGTATTTGGTTTAAATGTGAGTAATATCATAGGCGATATGGAATCAAGTTTGGAAGTAATAATATTTTTGAAGGATGACATGCCTGATCAAGCGATCGAGCAGCTGGATAGTGATCTTAGAAATATGGAAGGCATCGTAGATGTAAGATATATTTCTAAAGCCGATGCTTTTGAAAAGTGGAAAGAGCAGTTTGGAGAACAGAGCGATTATCTGGAGGGCTACACCGCTGAGGATAATCCGCTGCCAAGGTCGTACGAGGTAAGGCTTAAAGAACCGTCTTATGCAGATAACGTGGTGAATGCTCTAAATGGAAGGGAAGGGATAGAGAAGGTTCAATATAATAGCGAAGTCGCCGATACGTTGAACAGATTAGTCACCGCAGTCCGTTGGATGGGCTTGATTATAGTAGGTATATTATTGGTAATCGCTGTAGTTATCATAATGAATACCGTCCGTTTAGCGGTATTCGCCAGGCGCAATGAGATAAATATTATGAAATACATAGGAGCGACCAATTGGTTTATACGCTGGCCTTTCATCATTGAAGGCGCAGTTATAGGCCTGATAGGCTCTGTACTTTCGCTGGCGCTTTTAAAAATACTTTATGATTTTGCTATGGATAAACTGAGCGGTATATTGAACATGGTGAAGCTCATACCAGTAAATGATGCCATGAATATAGCAATGCTTATTATAATGGTTACTGGCATTGTAGCCGGTATAATAGGCAGTGCTGTTTCGATAAGGCGTTATCTAAAAGTTTAA
- a CDS encoding murein hydrolase activator EnvC family protein produces the protein MMRRVIAILIAMVLILGVTVPAMAVGLDDKKEELEDVEQDMLSTQDALEDVELKQQDVSIQLEKLDKQLEQKQAELDKANADLDETKKQLEETEKALEQAIKEAEYQQQLLDSRVRAMYMNDQSSILEMILSAQSVSDLIMRVEMAAKITQCDNDLLTQMCKLQDDIAKKKQAIEEQKLHIEQQKQLIVEEKKGIETKRAEKNKLLADLEQQKESYEKALNEMEAQSKELEAVIRKLQAEEEARRKAQAQKNSGSSSRGGSVVATGRFTWPVPGYSRISSSFGYRVHPVLGVGKLHTGTDIAAPSGANVVAADGGMVIQSGWLGAYGKAVIIDHGNGISTLYGHNSSLLVSIGQEVSQGQVIARVGMTGLATGPHSHFEVRINGTPTNPMQYFK, from the coding sequence ATGATGCGAAGGGTTATAGCTATCCTTATAGCGATGGTCTTAATTTTGGGAGTGACGGTGCCGGCTATGGCTGTCGGGTTGGACGATAAAAAAGAGGAGCTTGAAGATGTAGAGCAAGATATGTTAAGTACACAGGATGCTTTAGAAGATGTGGAATTAAAACAACAGGATGTGAGCATCCAGTTGGAAAAGCTCGATAAACAGCTCGAACAAAAGCAGGCCGAATTGGACAAGGCTAATGCAGATCTGGATGAAACAAAAAAGCAGCTCGAGGAAACCGAAAAAGCATTGGAGCAGGCCATAAAAGAGGCCGAATACCAGCAGCAATTGCTGGATAGCCGCGTGCGTGCCATGTATATGAATGATCAGTCCAGTATTCTAGAGATGATATTATCGGCGCAAAGCGTTAGCGATCTCATAATGCGAGTGGAGATGGCCGCTAAAATAACCCAATGCGATAATGACCTTTTGACACAAATGTGCAAGCTGCAAGATGATATAGCCAAAAAAAAGCAAGCCATTGAAGAACAAAAATTACATATAGAACAACAAAAGCAGCTCATTGTTGAGGAAAAGAAAGGTATAGAAACCAAGCGCGCGGAAAAGAACAAACTTCTGGCTGATTTAGAGCAGCAGAAGGAATCATATGAAAAAGCGCTGAACGAGATGGAAGCACAATCAAAAGAACTCGAGGCTGTCATAAGAAAGCTTCAGGCTGAGGAGGAAGCAAGGCGTAAGGCTCAAGCTCAGAAGAACAGTGGTTCCAGCAGCAGGGGTGGATCTGTGGTGGCTACCGGTCGGTTTACATGGCCTGTACCGGGTTATTCGAGAATATCATCATCGTTTGGGTATAGAGTGCATCCCGTGCTGGGTGTGGGTAAATTACATACAGGTACTGATATAGCGGCGCCGAGCGGTGCAAACGTTGTGGCTGCCGATGGAGGGATGGTCATACAGTCCGGCTGGCTCGGCGCGTATGGCAAGGCCGTGATAATAGATCATGGCAACGGCATATCCACGCTTTATGGACATAATTCGTCGCTTCTGGTAAGCATCGGTCAGGAGGTATCGCAAGGGCAGGTAATAGCTAGAGTCGGCATGACTGGACTGGCCACCGGGCCACACAGCCACTTTGAAGTACGCATTAACGGTACACCGACCAATCCAATGCAATATTTTAAATAA